A stretch of DNA from Brevibacillus ruminantium:
CAACCCTGTTCCTGCTTATTTACCTCCTGTTTCTTTTGCGCGGCATTCAGATCTGTCTGAAAGTGCAGGATACCTTCGCCAGCTTGGCGGGGATTGGTATTATCAGCATGATCGGGATTCAGGCTTTCATCAATATTGGCGGGGTTACCGCCACGATCCCTCTATCCGGTGTTACTCTGCCCTTCATCAGTTACGGTGGCTCCTCGTTATTGGTCATCCTTCTTTCTTGCGGGATCCTGCTCAGTATCTCTCGCGAAGTGAGCAGGCAAAAGATAGTCGAACAGGGACAAAAACATCTGTACACGGAAGCTCGGTAAATTTAGAAAAGACCTGCCGCTCAGAGCAGGTCTTTCTTCTACATGTCGATCCCATCCACATGCACATGCACGGCCTCTACATCCAATCCGGTCAAGGTTTCCACCTGATCCTTCACCTTTTCCTGAAGCTCCTGGCAGAGCTCGTGAATCCGTATTCCATACTTGATGGACACGCGCAGTTCGATCGACACCGCACCATCTGCTATTGCAACAAAGATCCCCTTTCCACTGGCACCCAGCTTTTTGGCCAAATCTTGATAAAATCCTCCGGTGCGCACCGAGACACCGGTGATATCCGCCACTGCTGCTCCTGCAATAACTGCCACTACCTGATCAGCCACCCGGATCTCACCGCGCATAGTATCCATGGACCATCCTCCTCTCTCTTTACCACTAACCTGCTGCCCACTGATTTTTATCATCGGCATTTTCAGCTCGTGACTTTCAGACTTTTCTTTCATTATAAACATGTGGAGCTTGGGCTTGAAAGGGAATTTCTCGTTTTCGCTCGGTTAATGTCGGAAGGGTGCACTGAATGTCGAGAAGACGTAGTTCATCGGCATGTACCGCTTCTGTCAATGCTGGCAGCAGCTCTTTTACCGTTTCCACGCGGTTCCCTTTGACTCCGCAAGCTTCTGCCCATTTGACAAAATCAGGGTTCCGGATACGTGTTCCAAATGGAGTGAGCCCCGCCTGAACCATCTTCCATTCTTCCAGTCCCAATGTGTTGTTGTGAACCACGATAATGGGAAAACGGAGATCGTTCTCTACAGCGGTCATCAGCTCTGCCAAATTCATCTGAAGACCTCCATCACCCACGACGGCAACCACCTGTTTATCAGGTCCATTCAGCTTGGCCGCTATTGCTGCAGGCAGGCCGTATCCCATCGTCCTCCACTTTCCGGAAAAAAGCGGAAACTGCGACTTTGCTCGGAAGGCACGGTTAAACCACAAAGTATGCTCTCCCGTATCAAGAGCGACGACTGCTTTTTCATCCACCACCTCGGAGAGTGCATGCAGCAAGGTTTCCGGTTTGATCAGCTCATCTTGCCCTTGCGCGACGATTCTCTCCGTTTCCTGCCAAAAAGAAGTATGCCAGGCCTCTACCTGCGCCCGCCATGGGAAGAAGGATTCTTTTCGCTCCAGTCGTTGTATCCACAGAGGAAGCACTTCTCCCAACTCAGCCGTTACAGAAAAAAGAAGGGGATGGGCATGAATAGAGACAGGGCGATGATCGACCTGGACAACCTGCAGACCTGCCGGTATAAAGCTTCGGGGAAACCAGCTTGCTCCGAGTATGAACAGCAAATCTGCTTCAGCCAACACGGAAAGACCGGCTATACTTCCCCCCTCTCCCAGGCCACCTACTACCTGTGGATGGGCCTCATCTATAACCCCTTTTGCACCTAGCGTTAAAAGAATGGCTGCTCCTAACTCTTCGGCTAATCGCTTGCATAGGGCTGCTTGTTGCCGGCAACCGCTTCCCAACAGCACAACAGGTCTTTTGGTACGATGAAGCAGCTCCGCCGTATGATTCATTTCCACCCGATCCATCATCACAGGTGTATGCAAGCGGGGGAGCAGCTCCACAAGCGGCCACGAAGTTGACCGCGAAAAAATATCTTTGCAAACAGCCAAATGCGCTACTCCTCTCTGACTGCCGGCAGTGACAAACGCCTTGTGCAGGACGTGACCTATCGCCTCAGGATGGGCCACCGTCGTGGTGAACAGGCTAATCGGCCGCAGTACATCCTCCTGCGGTACGAACTGCTTGCTATTGCTTCCCAGTTTGTGCGTCTCTACCTGCCCGGTGATCGCCAGTACAGGCACCTGATCCGCGTAGGCATCCGCCAAGCCGTTGATCAGATTCAACGTCCCAGGTCCACCTGTCGCTGTGCAAACGGCTGGCCTGCCCGTCAGCTTTGCCTCTGCAGTCGCCATCATGGCAGCTGCTGATTCATGCCTGCACGCAATATACCGGATCTCCTTTTGTTTGCCCAGCACATCCAGCCAAGGGAGAATAGCGTCACCT
This window harbors:
- a CDS encoding Asp23/Gls24 family envelope stress response protein; this translates as MDTMRGEIRVADQVVAVIAGAAVADITGVSVRTGGFYQDLAKKLGASGKGIFVAIADGAVSIELRVSIKYGIRIHELCQELQEKVKDQVETLTGLDVEAVHVHVDGIDM
- a CDS encoding thiamine pyrophosphate-binding protein; the protein is MQVADYVTEQLRLWGVKHIYGVAGDAILPWLDVLGKQKEIRYIACRHESAAAMMATAEAKLTGRPAVCTATGGPGTLNLINGLADAYADQVPVLAITGQVETHKLGSNSKQFVPQEDVLRPISLFTTTVAHPEAIGHVLHKAFVTAGSQRGVAHLAVCKDIFSRSTSWPLVELLPRLHTPVMMDRVEMNHTAELLHRTKRPVVLLGSGCRQQAALCKRLAEELGAAILLTLGAKGVIDEAHPQVVGGLGEGGSIAGLSVLAEADLLFILGASWFPRSFIPAGLQVVQVDHRPVSIHAHPLLFSVTAELGEVLPLWIQRLERKESFFPWRAQVEAWHTSFWQETERIVAQGQDELIKPETLLHALSEVVDEKAVVALDTGEHTLWFNRAFRAKSQFPLFSGKWRTMGYGLPAAIAAKLNGPDKQVVAVVGDGGLQMNLAELMTAVENDLRFPIIVVHNNTLGLEEWKMVQAGLTPFGTRIRNPDFVKWAEACGVKGNRVETVKELLPALTEAVHADELRLLDIQCTLPTLTERKREIPFQAQAPHVYNERKV